The sequence below is a genomic window from Actinokineospora baliensis.
CGGTGTCGCCGCGGTGGTCCTGGAGACCTGCCCGATGTACGGCGGCGGCATCCGGCTGTCGCTGGAGCAGGCCGACGCCTGGCTGTCGGCGCTCAACGACGTGCGGCTGGCCCTGGGCACCGCGATCGAGGTCACCGAGGACATGCCCGACGAGCTGCCCGACGACGACCCGCGCAGCCCGCACCTGTCGGTCTACCACTGGCTGACCTGGGTGCAGGAGTCGCTGGTCCAGGCGCTGTCGACGCCGTGACAGCGCCCCGGTGATCACCGATGTGCCCGGCGTCCGCGTCGGGCACCACCACCGGATCGGCGGCGGGTGGGCCACCGGCACCACCGTGGTCCTGTTCCCCGGGGGCACCGTCGGCGGTGTCGACTCCCGGGGCGGCGCGCCCGGCACCAGGGAGACAGATCTGCTCGCGCCGCAGAACCTGGTGGAGCGCGTTGACGCCGTGTGCCTGTCCGGTGGCAGTGCGTACGGCTTGGCCGCGGCCGACGGGGTCATGCGGTGGCTGGGGGAGCGCGGTGTCGGTTTCCCCGTGGGGCAACAGCCGCACGAGGTGGTGCCGATCGTGCCCGCCGCGGTGATCTTCGACCTGCCCCGCGGTGACTGGGGCAACTGGCCGACCGCCGACTTCGGGTACGCGGCCTGCGCCGCGGCGACCGACGGCCCGGTCGGGCAGGGCAGTGTCGGTGCGGGCGCCGGAGCCCGGGTCGGCTCGCTCAAGGGCGGCATCGGCACCGCGAGCACACGTGTGGGTCAGTTCACAGTGGCCGCGCTGGCCGTGGTCAACGCCCGCGGTGAGGCGGTCGACCTGTCCACCGGCCGCTTCTGGGCCGACGGCGACTTCCCGAACCCAGGGCGACCGGGCGAGGTCAGCCCGAGCGCCTCTGACCTCAACACCACAATCGGCGTCGTCGTCACCGATGCCGCGTTGGACAAGGCGGCCTGCTCCCGGCTGGCGATGTCCGCCCAACACGGCCTGGCCCGCGCGGTCCGCCCCTCGCACACCCTCTTCGACGGTGACACCATCTTCGCCGCCGCCACCGGTGCTATCCCGGTCAGCGGACCGGTCGAGCGGGACACGCTCTTCACGGCCGCCGCAGAGGTCTTCGCCACCGCTGTCGCCAATGGCACGCTCAACGCCACCACGGTCGGTGACCTGCGCGCCTATAGGCAGGTCTGGCCGTGAACTGCGGTCTCCCACACACTGGGAGGGGCGCACTCACCCCGTAGGATGGGGCCGTGCTGACGATCCGCCGAGACCTAGTGGACGCGATGGTGGCGCACGCCCGTCGCGACCACCCGGACGAGGCGTGTGGCGTCATCGCGGGCCCGGACGGGTCCGACCGGCCGGAGCGCTTCATCCCGATGCTCAACGCGGCCCGCTCGCCGACGTTCTACGAGTTCGACTCCGCGGACCTGCTGCGCCTCTACCGCGAGATGGACGCCAACGACGAGGTGCCGGTGGTCATCTACCACTCGCACACGGCCACCGAGGCCTACCCGTCGCGCACCGACGCCAAGATCGCCGCCGAACCGTTCGCGCACTACGTGCTGATCTCCACCCGCGACCCGCGCGAGCACGAGCTGCGCTCGTTCCGCATCGTCGACGGCGTGATCACCGAGGAACCGGTCGAGGTCGTCGAGTCATACCTGTTCGCCCACACCGGACCGGACGACGTCCCAGAGCAGTGAGTTCCCCCACGCCCCGGAATACCGGTGGCACGGGCGCGCGTCCTTTCCCCATGACCAGAGGCACACCCGGAGGTTGACCCATGGCCGTCACCGTCTCGATCCCGACCATCCTGCGCACCCACACCGGCGGCGAGAAGACCGTCCCGGCCGCGGGCGCGACCCTGGCCGAGGTCATCGACGACCTCGACGCCAACCACGGCGGCCTCAAGGCCCGCCTGGTCAAGGACGGCAGCCTGCACCGGTTCGTCAACGTCTACGTCAACGACGAGGACGTCCGCTTCGCCGGTGGCCTGGAGGCCAAGGTCGCCGACGGCGACAACGTGACCATCCTGCCCGCGGTGGCGGGCGGCGCGCGCTAGTACCGCACCGGTTGCTGGAGGGGGATCCGTGGCCCGCTACGACTCGCTGCTCGACGCGCTCGGCGACACACCGCTGGTCGGGCTGCCCCGGCTGTCCCCCAGCCCGTCGGTGCGGCTGTGGGCCAAGCTCGAGGACCGCAACCCGACCGGGTCGATCAAGGACCGCCCCGCGCTGGCCATGATCTCCGCGGCCGAGCGCGACGGCCGGTTGGCCCCCGGGGCGACCATCCTTGAGCCGACCTCGGGCAACACCGGCATCTCGCTGGCCATGGCCGCCAAGCTCAAGGGCTACGGCCTGGTCTGCGTGATGCCGGAGAACACCTCGGAGGAGCGCAAGCTGCTCCTGCAGGCCTACGGCGCCCGCATCGTCTTCTCGCCAGCGGCGGGCGGTTCCAACGAGGCCGTCCGCCGGGCGAAGGAACTGGCCGAGCAGCACCCGGACTGGGTCATGCTCTACCAGTACGGCAACCCGGACAACGCCGCGGCGCACTACACCGGCACCGGCCCGGAGATCCTGCGCGACCTGCCCTCGATCACCCACTTCGTCGCGGGCCTCGGCACCACCGGCACCCTCGTCGGCGTCGGGCGGTACCTGCGCGAGCAGAAGCCGGACATCCAGATCATCGCCGCCGAACCGCGGTACGGGGAGCTGGTCTACGGGCTGCGCAACCTCGACGAGGGTTTCGTCCCCGAGCTCTACGACCCGTCGGTGCTGACGGGCCGCTACTCCGTGGGCTCTTACGACGCCCTGCGCCGCACGCGCCAGTTGCTGGAGACCGAGGGCATCTTCGCGGGCATCTCCACCGGCGCCATCCTGCACGCCGCTCTTGCCGCCGCGGAGAAAGCCGCCGGGACCGGCGAAGAGGCTGATGTCGTCTTCATCGTCGCGGACGCCGGGTGGAAGTACCTGTCCACCGGCGCCTATAGCGGCACCATCGACGAAGCGTCCGACCGGTTGGACGGGCACCTCTGGGCCTGACGCTAGATTCTCCGGCCATGGTGGTTGAGGTCGTTCGCAGTGCTCAGGTGCCCGCGCCGATCGATCAGGTGTGGGCCGTTGTCTCCGACCCGGAGCGCGCACCGGACTGGTTCAGCTTCGCGGACCGGACCGAGGTGCTCTCCGGCGAGGGCGTGGGGCAGCGGCGCAGGCAGTTCGGCCGCTGGGGCCGGTTCCGCTCGGAGATCGACCAGGAGGTCACCGCCTTCGAGCCGCCGACGCTGATCGCCTGGAAGCACACCAAGGAGCGCATCGACGGCCGGGACTCGCCGACCTACGCGAAGTCGACCCGGTTCCGCATCGAGCTGGCGGCCGACGGCGAGCACACCACCGTGAGCCTGCGGACCGTGCAGGAACCCACCAACCTGGTGCGCGGTGTGCTGATGCGGCTGGTGGGCACCAAGGAGATCAAGCGGCGGATGGACGAGTCGCTGGCCAGGCTCGCCCGCGCTGTCGTCTCGGGGTGACCGGTCTCCGGGTGACCTCGGGGTTTCACCGGATCCGGCCGGTTCGGCGAGCACGTACCCTCGTGGTGTGAGCACCCTGCCAGCCCAACCGAGCAAGCCGACCGCCCGGGTCCTGCCGCCGAACCTGACCCAGGCGGCGATCGTCGTCGGCGGGTTCACCGCCCTGCTGTACGTGCTCGAGGTGCTGGACTCGGTGCTGCCCGCCGACCTCGACCAGTTCGGCATCGTCCCGCGCGAGGCATCCGGCCTCGACGGGATCCTGTGGTCGCCGCTGCTGCACTCCGGCTGGGGCCACCTGTTCGCCAACACGCTGCCGCTGGTGGTGCTGGCCTTCCTGGCGATGGCCAACGGCCTGGCCCAGTGGGTCGCGGTCACCGCCACCATCTGGGCGGTCAGCGGCCTGGGCGTCTGGCTCACCGCAGACAGCGGCACCGTCACCGTCGGCGCCTCGGGCCTGTGCTTCGGCTGGCTGCTGTACCTGCTGGTGCGCGGCCTGTTCACCCGCAGCTTCCTGCACATCGCGCTCGCCGTGGTGCTGCTGGGCTACTGGGGCACGATGCTGTTCGGCGTGCTGCCCGGCAACCCCGGGATCTCCTGGCAGGGGCACCTCTTCGGCGCGCTCGGCGGGATCCTGGCCGCCTGGCTGGTGTCGATGGGCAACCGGTCGGTGGCCAAGTCCGGGTGAGCACCGACGCGCCGATCGGCATCTTCGACTCCGGGGTCGGCGGTCTCACCGTCGCCCGCTCGATCATCGACCAGCTCCCGCACGAGCGGCTGCGCTACATCGGCGACACCGCCAACAACCCGTACGGCCCGCGCCCCATCGCCGACGTCCGCGAGATCACCCTCAAGCTCACCGACGAGCTGGTGGCCAGCGGCGTCAAGATGCTGGTGCTCGCCTGCAACACCGCCTCGGCCGCCTGCCTGCGCGACGCCAGGGAGCGCTACGACATCCCGGTGGTCGAGGTGGTCGTCCCCGCCGTGCGCCGCGCCGCCGCGGTGACGAAGTCCGGTCGGGTCGGCGTGATCGGCACCACCGGCACCATCCGCTCCCGCGCCTACGACGACGCTTTCGCGGCCGCGCCGGGGATCGCGGTCACCGGCGCGGCCTGCCCGCGCTTCGTCGACTTCGTCGAACGGGGAATCACCTCGGGGCGCCAAGTGCTCGGCCTGGCGCAGACCTACCTGGAACCGCTGCAACAGGCCGCTGTGGACACCGTCGTGCTCGGCTGCACGCACTACCCGCTGCTCACCGGCGTGCTGCAGGTCGTGATGGGACCCGACGTCACGCTGGTGTCGAGCGCGGAGGAGTGCGCCAAGGACGTCTTCCGCGTGCTCACCGAGACCGGGCTGCTCACCGAGGACGAGGGCGACCCGGTGCACGAGTTCGGCGCCACCGGCCCGGCCGAGCCCTTCGACCGGCTGGCCCGCCGCTTCCTCGGCCTCGGCGGCGCGGGCTTTGCTCCATTGGCTCGATGGTGATCGTGCGCCGATCCCCGCTGTGACAGGCTGTCCGACGTGCTGCTGACCGTGCTCGGGTGCTCCGGAAGCGTTCCAGGACCCAACGCCGCCTCGTCCGGGTACCTGCTCGAGGCCGACGGGTTCCTCCTCGGTGTCGAACTCGGCAGCGGCACCCTCGCCGCGCTGCAGGCGGTGCGTGACCCGTTCGCCCTCGACGCGTTGCTGTTCTCGCACCTGCACGCCGACCACTGCGCGGACTTCGCGTCGCTGACCGTCTACCGGCGTTACCACCCGAGACCCACCCGCGACCCCAGGGCACACCGGTTACCCGTGCACGCGCCTGCCGCCGCGCCGCAGCGGTTCGCCGGTGCCTACGCCACCGACGCCGAGGAGTTGGCCGTCACGGATCTGTCCGATGTGTTCGACTTCCGCCCCTTATCGGTCGGGACGTTCCACATCGGACCGTTCGAAGTGACCGCGGTGACCGCCGCGCACCCCTGCGACGCCTACAGCTTCCGGGTCAGCCACGGCGGCAGGTCCCTGGTCTACACCGGTGACACCGGGATGAGCGCCGCGGTCGTGGAGCTGGCGGCGGGCGCCGACGTGGTGCTCGCCGAGGCGTCCTGGGCCCACGGCGACGGCCCGATCCCGGACCTGCACCTGTCCGGTCGCGAGGCGGGGGAGCTGGCCGCGGCGGCGGGCGCGACCCGGCTGCTGGTGACCCATATTCCGCCGTGGACCGACCGCGCGGGCGTCCTCGCCGAAGCCGCAGCCGCCTTCCCGGGTGAAGTCACCGCCGTCGAGCAGGGCGCGGCATACGCCCTCTAGCCCGGCCAACTAGGCTGACCGGGTGGTGAGAAGCGACGGCAGGAACGACAACCAGCTCCGGGACATCACGATCACCCGCGGCTACCAGGACTGGCCAGCCGGATCGGTGCTGGTGTCCTTCGGCCGGACCAGGGTGCTGTGCGCGGCCAGCGTGTCCGAGGGCGTGCCCCGGTGGCGCAAGGGCTCCGGGCTCGGCTGGGTCACCGCCGAGTACGCGATGCTGCCCTCGGCGACCAACACCCGCGGCGAGCGCGAGTCGGTGAAGGGCCGCGTCGGCGGCCGGACGCACGAGATCAGCAGGCTCATCGGCCGGTCGTTGCGCGCCTGCATCGACCTGTCCGCGCTCGGCGAGAACACCATCCACCTCGACTGCGACGTGATCCAGGCCGACGGCGGCACCAGGACCGCGGCCATCACCGGCGCCTACGTCGCCCTGGCCGACGCGATCACCTACCTGGGCGCGGCTGGCAAGCTCGCCGACCCGCAGCCGCTGTCGTGCGCGGTGTCGGCGGTCAGCGTCGGCGTGGTCGGCGGTCGCGTCCGGCTCGACCTGCCGTACGAGGAGGACGCCCGCGCCGAGGTCGACATGAACGTCGTGGCCACCGACGCCGGGACGCTCATCGAGGTCCAGGGCACCGGCGAGGGCGCCACATTCGCCCGCTCCACCCTCGACGCGATGCTGGACCTGGCGATGGCCGGGTGCGCCGAGCTCAACCGGGTGCAGGCCGAGGCGCTCGCCCTGCCGTACCCGGGGAAGCTGCCCGAGCCGAAAGGGTCCCGGTGACGCGCGTCCTGCTGGCCAGCCGCAACGCGAAGAAGCTGGCGGAACTGCGCCGCATCCTCGCCGCAGAACACGTCGAGGGAATCGAGGTCGTGGGTCTGGCTGACGTCCCCGAGTACCCCGAGGCCCCCGAGACCGGCGCCACCTTCGAGGACAACGCCCTGGCCAAAGCCCGCGACGCCGCCGCGGCCACCGGCTTGCCCTCGATAGCCGACGACTCCGGCATCGCCGTCGACGCCCTCAACGGCATGCCCGGCGTCCTGTCCGCCCGCTGGTCCGGCCAGGGCGACACCGCCAACGTCGCCCTGGTCCTGTCCCAACTCCACGACACCCCCGACCCCCGCCGCGGCGGGGGGTTCGTCTGCGCCATAGCCCTGGTCCACCCGGACGGCACCGAAACCGTCCTCCGCGCCGACTGGCGGGGCACCATCACCAGAGAACCCACCGGCACCAACGGCTTCGGCTACGACCCCATCTTCCGCCCGGACGGCCACGACCGGACCTCAGCCGAGTTGACGGCAGAGGAGAAGGACGCGATCTCCCACCGGGGCCAAGCCCTGCGGCTCCTCCTCCCACACCTGGTCGCCCTGGCGGGCTAGTGCAGGTACGGGTCCAAGACCCTGGCTGCCGCTGTGACCGAGTTGGCGGCGGTGGTCCAGCGGGTGCGTAGTGGGTGCTCGGTCAACAGCACGACGATGTAGCGCCAGTGGGGGCCGACCAGGCCGGTGCTGTGCAGGACGATGTCGTTGGTGCTGTTGGACCAGCCCTGTTTGACCGCCCACTCGGCCGACAGCCCGTCCGGGATGCCGAAGTACTGGTCGAAGCCGTCGGCGGCTTTGGGTGACGCGGCGGCGAGGGCGTCGACGATCAGGGGGTCTTCGAGGGTGAGGACGTACTCGTAGACCAAGGCCACGTCCCGCGCCGTCAGCAGCACGTCACCCCAGCGGCCGACGATGCCCGGTGGTTCGGTCGCCCGCAGCCCCAGCCGCCGGGCGGTCCGGGTCACCAGTTCGGCGCCGCCCTGCCGGACCCACAGCGCGGAGGCGATGTCGTCGTCGGAGCGGCTGAGCATGGTGGTGATCCGCTTGCGGGTGGCCGCGTCCGCCCCCGAGGCCAGGACGTCGATCGCGATCAGGAGTTTGACCAGTGACGCGGACCGGAACTGGCGGTCGGGTTGCACCGCGGCGACCTCGGTGCGGGTGTCCCGGTCGATCACCAGTGCCCCGACCTTCGCCGACTTCTGCACCGACCGCACCGCGGTGGTCAGCTCGGTCGGCAGCTGCGGTGGCGCGACCGTCGGCGGCGGGTCGGGCACCGTCGGGTCCGGCGCGGCCAGCGGTGCGGGCCCGGTCGTCGATGTGGGTACATCGATCAGTTGCAGGCCCGGGGAAGCGGTCGGGGCCGCCGCGCACGCGGTGAGCGAGAAGACGGCGAGGAGTCCCAGGAATCGGTGGCGCACGACCGTGGTACGCCGGTCCCGGCCGGGGAAGTTGACCCGGTCGGGCGGCAACTTCCCCGGTCAGCAGGCCGTACGGGGCGAGCCCCGGTTCGGTTGCCCGAGAGGTCAGACCTTCAGGTCTTTGCGCAGCTTGGCGACGTGCCCGGTGGCCCGCACGTTGTAGAGCGCGTGCGTCACGACGCCCTCCGGGTCGATGATGAACGTGGAGCGGATCACCCCGGTCACCGTCTTGCCGTACAACTGCTTCTCCCCGTACGCCCCGTAGGCGCCCAGCACCGCCTTGTCCGGGTCCGACAGCAGCGGGAAGGTCAGCCCTTCCTCGGCGACGAACTTCGCCAACTTCGCGGGCTTGTCCGGCGAGATCCCCAGCACCGCGAACCCGGCGTCGTTGAGCTCGGCGAGGTTGTCCCGGAAGTCGCACGCCTGCTTGGTGCAGCCCGGCGTCGACGCGGCCGGGTAGAAGTACACGACCACGGACTTGCCGCGGTAGTCCGACAGGGACACCTCGGTGCCCTCGCTGTCGGGAAGGGTGAACCCGGGTGCCGCGTCCCCGGCGGACAGGCGCAACTGTTCGGTCATGCGACGACGCTAGCGGGTGCCGGACGGGCCGCTATGCCTGCCCGTCGAACACCGTCACCACGGCGCCACCCGCCGGGTCCGGCTGCGCGGTGACCACCACGGGGACCTTCTCCGTCGGCAGCGCGAACGCCACCGAGAACCGGGTGCTGCGCCCGGGCGCCACATCCTCGGTGCCGACCGCGCCCGCGTACCCCTGGGCGGAGTCGATCACCTGCCTGCTGGCCGCGCCGCCCGCCACCGCCGAGAGCGACAGCAGGGTCGGCGAGTACGGGCTGCTGCCGTCGTTGTGCACGGTCATCTCGAAGCCGACCGCCCTGGGCACCGAGGGGAACGCCGCCCCGGTCGGCACGAACGCCTTCGGCGCCGACACGGTGATGGTCAGCCCGTTGCCCAGCGCGATCTGCTCACCACTGCGCGTCGGACTCACCCTGGCGAGCTCACCGGGCGTCGCACTGCTCGACGGGACCGCCACCGCGGTCGCCGAGTACGCGGTGGCGCTGCCGCACCCGGTGGTCGCCGCGAGGAGCGCGCAAGCAGCGGCCACGACAGCGACGGTCTTCACGGGGCGTGCCTCTTCCTAGCGGGGGGACTCGGAGGTGTACTCCTCCACCTTGACACCCCAAGCCGCCACCCCGCCGAGCCGAATAGGCCGTTGAGTCGTACCTGGTTCCGCACTGTGGCCGAGCCGTGATCACCGTGGCACCCAGCGTGACAAGCGCCACTGCGCCCCGTGCGCGGGTCGGGTCAGGCGGCCAGGGCGAAGAACAGGATGAAGAAGCCGATCGCGACCAGCCAGGCGGCGATGAGCCAGCCGAAGTCGCGCCAGGGGGAGATCTTGCCGTCGTCGGCGCCTGGCACGTGGACGCCTCGCTCCTCGAACTTGTCGACCAGTCCCAGGAGCGCGCCGATCACCCTGGGTGCGCGCACGTCGACGATGGTGTCACGCGCGCCGACCGGCGTGCTTGCGGCCCTTGATGTGCCTGGCGAAAGCGCGCTCGATCTCCCGGTTGGCGTCGCGGGTGGCCAGGTCTTGGCGCTTGTCCCAGGTCTTCTTGCCGCGCACCAGCGCCAGCTCGACCTTCACCCGGCCGTCGGAGAAGTACATCGACAGCGGTACCAGTGACAGGCCGGGGTCGGTGATCTTCAGCGCGAGCTTGTCGATCTCGCGGCGGTGCAGCAGCAGCTTGCGCACCCGCAGCGGCGCGTGGTTGGTCCACGTGCCGAGCGAGTACTCGCCGATGTGCAGGCCGCGCAGCCAGATCTCGCCGTCGTCGACGGTGGCGAACGAGTCGACCAGGGACGCCCGCCCGTCGCGCAGTGCCTTGACCTCGGTGCCCACCAGCACCACGCCCGCCTCGACCGTGTCCAGCACCGCGTAGTGGTGCCGGGCCCGCCGGTTCGTGGCGATCGTCGCGCTGTTGGGGTCCTTGGCCATACTCCGACGCTAGCGGACGCGCCCGGTCCCGATCACGGCTATTTTCCGGTCGCGACCGTGCTCCTCGACCGGATGACCAGCTCGAAGTCGCTCGCGTCGACGTGCCGGGTGCGCAGCCAGTAGCGCCAGGTGAAGCCGGGCCAGATGGTGCGGTTGACGCCCTGGGAGTCCAGGTACCAGCTGGTGCAGCCGCCCCGGGTCCACACACCGTCGGCGAGCTTGCGCTGCACCTCGGTGTTGAACGCCTCCTGCGCCGAGCGCCGCACGTCCAGCGCCTCGGCGCCCTCCCGGTCGGCCAGCCGCAGCGCCTCGGCGACGTAGCGGATCTGCGACTCGATCATGAAGACCACCGAGTTGTGGCCGAGGCCGGTGTTCGGGCCGAGCAGGAAGAACAGGTTCGGGAAGCCGGAGACGGTGATCCCGAGGTGGGTGCCGATCCCCCGGTCGCGCCACAGCTTCGCCAGGTCGACACCGTCGCGGCCGGTGATCCGCAGGTAGTCGAAGGAATCGGTGACGTGGAACCCGGTGCCGTAGATGATCGCGTCGACCGGGTGCTCGCGGCCGTCCTTGCCGAGCACGCTGCCCGCCCGCACCTCGGCCACCCCGGCGGTGTCCAGGTGCACGTTGGCCCGGTTGAAGGTCGGGTAGTAGTCGTTGGAGATCAGCACCCGCTTGCAGCCCATGACGTAGTCCGGGGTGAGCTCGCGCGCCAGCGCGGGGTCCTTCACCGAGCGGCGGATGTTGTAGGAGGCGAGCTTCGAGGCGTACTTCAGGATGCCCTGGTGGCCGTTGAAGCCGACCGCGCGCAACTCGTTGATCCAGTACAGCAGGTGCCGGTAGGCGCGCTGGGCGCCGGGGACCTTGGCGAACAGGCCGCGCGACCAGGCGGGCATGGTGTGGTCCGGCTTGGGCATCACCCAGGGCGCGGTCCGCTGGAACAGCGTCAACTCGGCGACCTGGGGCGCGATCTGGGGCACGAACTGGATCGCGCTGGCCCCGGTGCCGATCACCGCGACGCGCCTGCCGGTGAGGTCGTAGTCGTGGTCCCACTGCGCCGAGTGGAAGGTTTTGCCGGTGAAGTTCTCGATGCCGGGCAGGTGCGGGATGGACGGCAGGTGCAGCGCGCCGACGCCCGCCACCAGGAACCGGGTCACGTAGGTGTCGCCGGTTCTGGTCGAGACGTGCCAGCGGC
It includes:
- a CDS encoding SRPBCC family protein yields the protein MVVEVVRSAQVPAPIDQVWAVVSDPERAPDWFSFADRTEVLSGEGVGQRRRQFGRWGRFRSEIDQEVTAFEPPTLIAWKHTKERIDGRDSPTYAKSTRFRIELAADGEHTTVSLRTVQEPTNLVRGVLMRLVGTKEIKRRMDESLARLARAVVSG
- a CDS encoding rhomboid family intramembrane serine protease, which encodes MSTLPAQPSKPTARVLPPNLTQAAIVVGGFTALLYVLEVLDSVLPADLDQFGIVPREASGLDGILWSPLLHSGWGHLFANTLPLVVLAFLAMANGLAQWVAVTATIWAVSGLGVWLTADSGTVTVGASGLCFGWLLYLLVRGLFTRSFLHIALAVVLLGYWGTMLFGVLPGNPGISWQGHLFGALGGILAAWLVSMGNRSVAKSG
- a CDS encoding M67 family metallopeptidase codes for the protein MLTIRRDLVDAMVAHARRDHPDEACGVIAGPDGSDRPERFIPMLNAARSPTFYEFDSADLLRLYREMDANDEVPVVIYHSHTATEAYPSRTDAKIAAEPFAHYVLISTRDPREHELRSFRIVDGVITEEPVEVVESYLFAHTGPDDVPEQ
- the rph gene encoding ribonuclease PH, which translates into the protein MVRSDGRNDNQLRDITITRGYQDWPAGSVLVSFGRTRVLCAASVSEGVPRWRKGSGLGWVTAEYAMLPSATNTRGERESVKGRVGGRTHEISRLIGRSLRACIDLSALGENTIHLDCDVIQADGGTRTAAITGAYVALADAITYLGAAGKLADPQPLSCAVSAVSVGVVGGRVRLDLPYEEDARAEVDMNVVATDAGTLIEVQGTGEGATFARSTLDAMLDLAMAGCAELNRVQAEALALPYPGKLPEPKGSR
- the smpB gene encoding SsrA-binding protein SmpB, translated to MAKDPNSATIATNRRARHHYAVLDTVEAGVVLVGTEVKALRDGRASLVDSFATVDDGEIWLRGLHIGEYSLGTWTNHAPLRVRKLLLHRREIDKLALKITDPGLSLVPLSMYFSDGRVKVELALVRGKKTWDKRQDLATRDANREIERAFARHIKGRKHAGRRA
- the bcp gene encoding thioredoxin-dependent thiol peroxidase → MTEQLRLSAGDAAPGFTLPDSEGTEVSLSDYRGKSVVVYFYPAASTPGCTKQACDFRDNLAELNDAGFAVLGISPDKPAKLAKFVAEEGLTFPLLSDPDKAVLGAYGAYGEKQLYGKTVTGVIRSTFIIDPEGVVTHALYNVRATGHVAKLRKDLKV
- the murI gene encoding glutamate racemase, whose protein sequence is MSTDAPIGIFDSGVGGLTVARSIIDQLPHERLRYIGDTANNPYGPRPIADVREITLKLTDELVASGVKMLVLACNTASAACLRDARERYDIPVVEVVVPAVRRAAAVTKSGRVGVIGTTGTIRSRAYDDAFAAAPGIAVTGAACPRFVDFVERGITSGRQVLGLAQTYLEPLQQAAVDTVVLGCTHYPLLTGVLQVVMGPDVTLVSSAEECAKDVFRVLTETGLLTEDEGDPVHEFGATGPAEPFDRLARRFLGLGGAGFAPLARW
- a CDS encoding PLP-dependent cysteine synthase family protein, with translation MARYDSLLDALGDTPLVGLPRLSPSPSVRLWAKLEDRNPTGSIKDRPALAMISAAERDGRLAPGATILEPTSGNTGISLAMAAKLKGYGLVCVMPENTSEERKLLLQAYGARIVFSPAAGGSNEAVRRAKELAEQHPDWVMLYQYGNPDNAAAHYTGTGPEILRDLPSITHFVAGLGTTGTLVGVGRYLREQKPDIQIIAAEPRYGELVYGLRNLDEGFVPELYDPSVLTGRYSVGSYDALRRTRQLLETEGIFAGISTGAILHAALAAAEKAAGTGEEADVVFIVADAGWKYLSTGAYSGTIDEASDRLDGHLWA
- a CDS encoding MoaD/ThiS family protein, whose amino-acid sequence is MAVTVSIPTILRTHTGGEKTVPAAGATLAEVIDDLDANHGGLKARLVKDGSLHRFVNVYVNDEDVRFAGGLEAKVADGDNVTILPAVAGGAR
- a CDS encoding flavin-containing monooxygenase is translated as MGKLVNTGVVVIGTGFSGMGMAIQLRKEGRDDFVVLEKAGDFGGTWRDNTYPGCACDIQSHMYSFSFEQKPDWTRSYAPQPEIHQYLRDVAAKWDLARNTRFGVEVTGARWDAEESRWHVSTRTGDTYVTRFLVAGVGALHLPSIPHLPGIENFTGKTFHSAQWDHDYDLTGRRVAVIGTGASAIQFVPQIAPQVAELTLFQRTAPWVMPKPDHTMPAWSRGLFAKVPGAQRAYRHLLYWINELRAVGFNGHQGILKYASKLASYNIRRSVKDPALARELTPDYVMGCKRVLISNDYYPTFNRANVHLDTAGVAEVRAGSVLGKDGREHPVDAIIYGTGFHVTDSFDYLRITGRDGVDLAKLWRDRGIGTHLGITVSGFPNLFFLLGPNTGLGHNSVVFMIESQIRYVAEALRLADREGAEALDVRRSAQEAFNTEVQRKLADGVWTRGGCTSWYLDSQGVNRTIWPGFTWRYWLRTRHVDASDFELVIRSRSTVATGK
- the rdgB gene encoding RdgB/HAM1 family non-canonical purine NTP pyrophosphatase, which produces MTRVLLASRNAKKLAELRRILAAEHVEGIEVVGLADVPEYPEAPETGATFEDNALAKARDAAAATGLPSIADDSGIAVDALNGMPGVLSARWSGQGDTANVALVLSQLHDTPDPRRGGGFVCAIALVHPDGTETVLRADWRGTITREPTGTNGFGYDPIFRPDGHDRTSAELTAEEKDAISHRGQALRLLLPHLVALAG
- a CDS encoding P1 family peptidase; the encoded protein is MITDVPGVRVGHHHRIGGGWATGTTVVLFPGGTVGGVDSRGGAPGTRETDLLAPQNLVERVDAVCLSGGSAYGLAAADGVMRWLGERGVGFPVGQQPHEVVPIVPAAVIFDLPRGDWGNWPTADFGYAACAAATDGPVGQGSVGAGAGARVGSLKGGIGTASTRVGQFTVAALAVVNARGEAVDLSTGRFWADGDFPNPGRPGEVSPSASDLNTTIGVVVTDAALDKAACSRLAMSAQHGLARAVRPSHTLFDGDTIFAAATGAIPVSGPVERDTLFTAAAEVFATAVANGTLNATTVGDLRAYRQVWP
- a CDS encoding MBL fold metallo-hydrolase is translated as MLLTVLGCSGSVPGPNAASSGYLLEADGFLLGVELGSGTLAALQAVRDPFALDALLFSHLHADHCADFASLTVYRRYHPRPTRDPRAHRLPVHAPAAAPQRFAGAYATDAEELAVTDLSDVFDFRPLSVGTFHIGPFEVTAVTAAHPCDAYSFRVSHGGRSLVYTGDTGMSAAVVELAAGADVVLAEASWAHGDGPIPDLHLSGREAGELAAAAGATRLLVTHIPPWTDRAGVLAEAAAAFPGEVTAVEQGAAYAL